The following proteins come from a genomic window of Limnohabitans sp. 103DPR2:
- a CDS encoding M20 aminoacylase family protein, protein MTYLREALTARVGEFIQLRRDIHRHPELAFEEHRTAELVASKLESWGYQVHRGLGGTGVVGTLQRGTSTRSLGLRADMDALPIQEASGAEWSSTKPGLMHACGHDGHTAMLLAAAHELALNSEFDGVLHLIFQPAEEGGGGALRMMQDGLFDLFPCNAIFAMHNMPGVPVGKFVFRSGSAMASSDYVTIRVNGTGGHGGMPHRAADSLVAAAAIVMALQTVVSRNVDPLHTAVVTVGSIQAGKANNVIPALATLELSVRALDPGVRKLLEQRIKAIATSQAESFGCMAEVDWKEGYCVLVNSENETNFARQVALDLVGAERVVLNGPPLTGSEDFAFMLEKIPGSYLLIGNGDGESAGACMVHNPGYDFNDDNIATGSDYWVHLTKEFFKS, encoded by the coding sequence ATGACCTACTTGCGCGAAGCGCTCACAGCCCGAGTGGGTGAGTTCATCCAACTGCGGCGAGACATTCACCGCCACCCCGAGTTGGCGTTTGAAGAACATCGCACCGCTGAGTTGGTGGCGTCCAAGCTTGAGTCTTGGGGCTACCAAGTGCACCGCGGCTTGGGCGGCACCGGTGTGGTGGGCACCCTCCAACGTGGCACCAGCACACGCAGCTTGGGCCTGCGTGCCGACATGGATGCCCTGCCCATTCAAGAGGCCAGTGGCGCCGAATGGTCGAGCACCAAGCCCGGTCTGATGCATGCCTGCGGCCATGATGGCCACACCGCCATGCTGCTGGCGGCCGCCCACGAGTTGGCGTTGAACAGCGAGTTTGATGGTGTGCTGCACCTCATCTTTCAACCGGCCGAAGAAGGCGGTGGCGGCGCACTGCGCATGATGCAAGACGGTCTGTTTGACTTGTTCCCTTGCAATGCCATCTTTGCCATGCACAACATGCCTGGCGTACCTGTGGGCAAATTTGTGTTTCGCAGTGGCAGTGCCATGGCGTCCAGTGATTACGTCACCATTCGCGTGAATGGCACAGGCGGACATGGCGGTATGCCGCATCGCGCTGCCGACTCTTTGGTCGCTGCAGCGGCCATCGTCATGGCTTTGCAAACCGTGGTGTCTCGCAATGTCGATCCACTGCACACCGCTGTGGTGACGGTGGGCTCCATTCAAGCTGGCAAGGCCAACAATGTGATTCCCGCGTTGGCCACACTCGAATTGAGTGTTCGCGCTTTGGACCCGGGTGTTCGCAAATTGCTCGAGCAACGCATCAAAGCCATTGCCACATCGCAAGCCGAAAGCTTTGGCTGCATGGCCGAAGTCGACTGGAAAGAAGGCTATTGCGTGTTGGTGAATTCAGAAAACGAAACCAATTTTGCAAGGCAAGTGGCTTTGGATTTGGTCGGCGCTGAGCGCGTTGTTTTAAATGGTCCGCCTTTAACTGGCAGCGAAGATTTTGCCTTCATGCTGGAAAAAATTCCTGGCAGTTATTTGCTCATTGGCAACGGTGATGGCGAATCCGCGGGCGCGTGCATGGTGCACAACCCTGGTTACGACTTCAACGATGACAACATTGCAACAGGCTCTGATTATTGGGTACACTTGACGAAGGAATTCTTCAAGTCTTAA
- a CDS encoding tripartite tricarboxylate transporter substrate binding protein, with protein sequence MNAVVEKCFKSASAVVGMLLVAGTVLAQTYPSKPVTLLVPYPAGGLSDVIARTVNNTLSKNLGQPVIVDNLGGASGAIAAQKVLNSHSDGQIIFQGSPNELILAPLAISAVKFKSEDFRLVQMISTAQIAFLARKDLPVNNVDEFLEYARKEAQAGRPITYASVGPGSFYHLLGEHLSKVTNIPMTHIPYKGGAPANQDLIGGQVDIFLAPFGKAYEELQKQGKIKILAMLNSERLDSVKAYPAISESKSLKNFTFNIWTGYFVKKDTPEAIVQVLHKTITDSLSDSAVRSGLEANSQLVAKPLSLQAVDKAYADGTAQFRAIAKSINLQPQ encoded by the coding sequence ATGAACGCAGTGGTTGAAAAATGTTTCAAGAGTGCATCCGCAGTTGTGGGCATGTTGCTCGTGGCCGGCACCGTCTTGGCGCAAACCTACCCCTCAAAACCCGTCACGTTGCTGGTGCCCTATCCAGCCGGTGGTTTGTCTGACGTGATTGCCCGCACAGTGAACAACACCTTGTCAAAAAATCTGGGACAGCCCGTGATTGTTGACAACTTGGGCGGAGCAAGTGGTGCCATTGCAGCACAAAAGGTTTTGAACTCACACTCTGACGGTCAAATCATTTTCCAAGGTTCGCCCAACGAATTGATCTTGGCACCCTTGGCGATTTCGGCTGTCAAATTCAAGAGCGAAGATTTCCGTTTGGTGCAAATGATTTCTACAGCACAGATTGCTTTCTTAGCTCGCAAAGATTTGCCTGTGAACAATGTCGATGAATTCTTGGAATATGCGCGCAAAGAAGCCCAGGCTGGCCGCCCCATCACATACGCCAGCGTGGGACCTGGCTCTTTTTACCATTTGCTGGGTGAGCATTTGTCCAAAGTGACCAACATTCCCATGACCCACATTCCTTACAAGGGTGGCGCACCCGCTAACCAAGATTTGATTGGTGGCCAAGTTGATATTTTCTTAGCGCCATTTGGCAAAGCATATGAAGAATTGCAAAAGCAAGGCAAGATCAAAATTTTGGCCATGCTCAACAGCGAGCGTCTGGATTCCGTCAAAGCTTATCCTGCAATTTCAGAAAGCAAGTCACTGAAGAACTTCACTTTCAATATTTGGACAGGCTACTTTGTCAAAAAAGACACACCAGAAGCCATTGTCCAAGTTTTGCATAAAACCATCACGGACTCTCTGAGTGATTCCGCTGTTCGCAGCGGCCTGGAAGCCAACAGCCAACTGGTTGCCAAACCCTTGTCATTGCAAGCCGTTGACAAAGCTTATGCAGATGGCACCGCACAGTTCCGCGCCATTGCCAAGTCCATCAACTTGCAACCGCAATAA
- a CDS encoding LysR family transcriptional regulator — protein MTLVQLKHFIELAANGSFSKSAERLFLTQPALSRSIKSLEDELGQALFDRVGRKNELTPFGHHILGQARELLDAANNLKQSSKHLLTGRHGQLKLGLGSGPGALWMTPLLTYVANECPGARLEIARGATTLLVQQLRERLLDALILDIRSLTPSTDLKVEPLCELPGTFMCNKKHPLTKLKQVTFEQLLDYPIASTPLSDEVARLLTEKYGAQAHPDQLIQLRCEEVSSLLDVARSTQAVVLAVRALAPDLVALPMTPALNANARFGWVSLKSRSEVPLARVLREAAVQRLSVL, from the coding sequence ATGACCTTGGTCCAACTGAAGCACTTCATCGAATTGGCCGCCAATGGCTCGTTCAGCAAATCGGCTGAAAGGCTGTTCCTCACGCAGCCCGCCCTCAGCCGGAGTATCAAATCTCTGGAGGACGAACTGGGACAAGCCTTGTTTGACAGAGTGGGGCGCAAGAATGAACTGACGCCCTTTGGACATCACATCCTGGGGCAAGCGCGCGAATTACTGGATGCCGCCAACAACTTGAAGCAGAGCAGCAAGCACCTGTTAACAGGACGTCATGGCCAACTGAAGTTGGGATTGGGCTCGGGTCCGGGCGCTTTGTGGATGACCCCCCTCTTAACTTATGTAGCCAATGAATGTCCCGGCGCACGTTTGGAAATTGCAAGGGGTGCCACCACTTTGTTGGTTCAACAACTCAGGGAGAGATTGTTGGATGCGTTGATCCTGGACATTCGCTCACTCACTCCATCGACTGATTTGAAAGTAGAGCCCTTGTGTGAGTTGCCAGGAACTTTCATGTGCAACAAAAAACATCCGCTGACCAAACTGAAGCAAGTCACCTTTGAGCAACTGCTTGATTACCCCATTGCATCAACGCCCTTGAGTGATGAGGTGGCGCGCCTATTGACTGAAAAATATGGTGCACAAGCGCACCCAGATCAACTCATCCAATTGCGCTGCGAAGAAGTATCGAGTTTGTTGGATGTGGCCAGAAGCACGCAGGCCGTGGTCTTGGCTGTTCGCGCGCTGGCGCCTGATTTGGTGGCCTTGCCAATGACGCCGGCGCTCAATGCCAATGCCCGCTTTGGTTGGGTCTCTCTTAAGTCAAGGTCGGAAGTGCCCTTGGCCAGAGTGCTGCGCGAGGCAGCAGTACAGCGTTTGTCGGTGCTTTAA
- a CDS encoding heavy-metal-associated domain-containing protein has translation MNNTFQVQGMTCGHCEMAVKKAINRLDPEAKVVIDRPAGKVDVESSKAREEIAHVIAEEGYTVAA, from the coding sequence ATGAACAACACATTTCAAGTTCAAGGCATGACTTGTGGCCATTGCGAAATGGCCGTTAAAAAAGCCATCAATCGTTTAGATCCTGAAGCCAAAGTGGTCATCGACCGACCTGCAGGCAAAGTGGACGTAGAGAGTTCCAAAGCGCGCGAAGAAATTGCGCACGTCATTGCAGAAGAAGGTTACACGGTAGCCGCTTAA
- a CDS encoding heavy metal translocating P-type ATPase, giving the protein MSELSCDIGIGGMTCASCVARVERAIGKLTDVKDVSVNLATESARVTWKSPESGALNAQEQQARLRRAVRDAGYEPLTPEHLEQAPAGAWSGFGPVAVGLLLSAPLVLPMLGDALGKHWMLPALWQFLLATPVQFILGARFYKAGWHALLAGSGNMDLLVAIGTSAGWLLSIWLWLTAADGHMVHLYFEGSAVVITLVLLGKWLEARAKRQTTDAIRALHALRPEKARVITADGEVEIPIEELLVGDRMLVLPGERFAADGMVLEGQTQVDEAMLTGEPLPVPKNVGARVTGGSINGEGRVLVTVSATGTTTVLSNIIRLVEDAQAAKAPLQRLVDQVSAVFVPVVLVLALITLLAWWFTGHSLEVSLIHSVAVLVIACPCALGLATPAAIMAGTGVAAKHGILIKDAQALEIAHKVDTVAFDKTGTLTVGQPRLISLTSVNLQNVPSSDSDDQLLMLAASLQSGSEHPLAHAVVQAAKTQSLQFVVPDDVKAVPGFGSEGHVQGRHLLLGSLRWMDSLNVPDGPWQAQAASMQADGATVSILAERSHAGVNPLAVLAFGDEPKPGVQAALKLLRQRGLRLVMISGDNKGAAQAMAARLGLQPDEVFAEVLPGDKAALVKSLQAHSTDAPHVVAFVGDGINDAPALAAADVGLAMANLNADGRRGGTDVAMQAAGITLMRGDVALVAGALEISALTVAKIRQNLFWAFAYNAAGIPLAAMGYLSPVVAGAAMALSSVSVMTNALLLKRWKP; this is encoded by the coding sequence ATGTCTGAATTGTCCTGCGATATTGGTATTGGTGGCATGACCTGCGCGTCATGTGTTGCGCGGGTGGAACGCGCTATCGGAAAGTTGACCGATGTCAAAGACGTCAGTGTGAATTTGGCCACTGAATCTGCGAGGGTCACTTGGAAGTCGCCAGAGTCTGGCGCCCTCAATGCGCAAGAACAGCAAGCCCGCTTGCGACGTGCAGTGCGCGATGCAGGTTACGAGCCCTTGACCCCAGAACATTTGGAACAAGCACCCGCTGGCGCATGGTCTGGTTTCGGTCCTGTCGCTGTTGGATTGTTGCTCAGTGCACCTTTGGTTCTGCCGATGTTGGGCGATGCACTTGGTAAGCATTGGATGTTGCCTGCGCTGTGGCAGTTTTTATTGGCCACACCTGTGCAATTTATTCTGGGCGCACGTTTTTACAAAGCGGGTTGGCATGCCTTGCTAGCCGGCAGTGGCAACATGGATTTGTTGGTGGCCATTGGCACCTCAGCCGGGTGGTTGTTGTCCATATGGCTGTGGCTGACGGCAGCCGATGGGCACATGGTGCATTTGTATTTTGAAGGTTCTGCCGTTGTCATTACCCTGGTTTTGCTAGGCAAGTGGCTTGAAGCACGTGCCAAGCGTCAAACCACCGATGCCATTCGGGCCTTGCATGCACTGCGCCCTGAAAAAGCGCGCGTCATCACAGCCGATGGTGAAGTCGAAATTCCCATCGAAGAATTGTTGGTGGGCGATCGCATGCTGGTATTGCCAGGTGAACGTTTTGCCGCCGATGGCATGGTGCTGGAAGGACAGACACAAGTTGATGAAGCCATGCTGACGGGCGAGCCTTTGCCTGTCCCTAAAAATGTTGGCGCACGCGTCACGGGTGGCAGCATCAATGGTGAGGGCCGCGTGCTGGTCACGGTCAGTGCCACAGGCACTACAACAGTGTTGTCCAACATCATTCGCTTGGTTGAAGATGCGCAGGCTGCCAAAGCACCTCTTCAGCGTTTGGTGGATCAGGTATCGGCCGTGTTTGTGCCTGTGGTGTTGGTGTTGGCATTGATCACCTTGTTGGCGTGGTGGTTCACGGGTCACAGCCTTGAGGTCTCGCTTATTCACAGTGTGGCTGTGCTGGTGATCGCTTGTCCCTGTGCTTTGGGTTTGGCCACACCCGCCGCCATCATGGCGGGCACTGGCGTGGCAGCCAAGCACGGCATCCTGATCAAAGATGCGCAGGCTCTAGAAATTGCCCACAAAGTTGACACCGTCGCCTTTGACAAAACAGGTACTTTGACCGTGGGTCAGCCAAGGCTGATTTCCTTGACGTCGGTCAATTTACAAAATGTGCCAAGCTCTGATTCGGACGATCAACTGTTGATGTTGGCCGCCAGCTTGCAAAGCGGAAGTGAACACCCCTTGGCGCATGCTGTGGTGCAAGCAGCCAAAACACAGAGCTTGCAGTTCGTGGTGCCTGACGACGTTAAGGCGGTGCCAGGTTTTGGTAGCGAAGGCCATGTGCAGGGCCGCCATTTGTTGTTGGGCAGCTTGCGTTGGATGGACTCGCTCAATGTGCCAGACGGACCGTGGCAAGCACAGGCAGCAAGCATGCAGGCCGACGGTGCCACTGTCTCGATCTTGGCTGAGCGCTCGCACGCTGGCGTCAATCCTTTGGCAGTCTTGGCGTTTGGCGACGAGCCCAAACCTGGCGTGCAAGCTGCATTGAAGTTATTGCGTCAGCGCGGACTTCGGCTGGTCATGATTTCGGGTGACAACAAAGGCGCAGCACAAGCCATGGCGGCACGTTTAGGACTTCAACCTGATGAGGTGTTTGCAGAAGTATTGCCTGGCGACAAAGCAGCCTTGGTCAAAAGTTTGCAAGCCCATTCAACTGATGCGCCGCATGTGGTGGCTTTTGTTGGAGACGGTATCAACGATGCACCGGCATTGGCCGCTGCGGATGTGGGTTTGGCCATGGCCAATTTGAATGCCGATGGCAGACGCGGTGGCACCGATGTGGCCATGCAAGCCGCAGGCATCACGTTGATGCGGGGCGATGTGGCCTTGGTGGCTGGCGCCTTGGAAATTTCTGCGCTTACAGTGGCCAAAATTCGGCAAAATTTATTTTGGGCATTTGCCTACAACGCTGCAGGCATCCCACTGGCAGCCATGGGCTACCTGAGCCCTGTAGTGGCTGGTGCGGCCATGGCATTGAGTTCGGTCAGTGTGATGACCAATGCCTTGCTGCTCAAGCGCTGGAAACCTTAA
- a CDS encoding DUF2189 domain-containing protein: protein MAAIQSDLPLLSPMTWLIKGFDDMRKTHFVGAFYGLVFVVLGYALALVYAHYWKATMGLTASFFLLGPIVCTGLYELSRQVQKGEEVSLPKSMKAWLPNWKMMGLFAILLTFLMIVWARVSIVLFALFADQEYPHLQSLISQIVDFKNIEFLLVWTCVGAIFASLVFAISVVSVPMLLDRSTDTLEAIFTSANALWNNALVCLLWASLIVCFIGLALVFFKPLLVITAPLIGHATWHAYHALVLPD, encoded by the coding sequence ATGGCTGCCATTCAATCTGACCTTCCCTTGCTCAGCCCTATGACTTGGCTCATAAAAGGCTTTGATGACATGCGCAAAACGCATTTTGTGGGCGCTTTTTATGGCTTGGTGTTTGTTGTACTGGGATATGCCCTCGCGCTGGTCTACGCCCATTATTGGAAGGCCACCATGGGTTTGACGGCCAGTTTTTTCTTGCTTGGGCCGATTGTCTGTACGGGGCTTTATGAGTTGTCTCGCCAAGTGCAAAAAGGAGAGGAAGTCAGCCTGCCCAAAAGCATGAAAGCTTGGCTGCCCAATTGGAAAATGATGGGCTTGTTTGCCATCCTGTTGACGTTTCTGATGATTGTTTGGGCGCGTGTTTCAATCGTCTTGTTCGCGCTGTTTGCAGACCAAGAATACCCGCATCTGCAAAGTTTAATTTCTCAAATCGTCGATTTCAAAAACATCGAGTTTCTGTTGGTCTGGACGTGTGTTGGCGCCATTTTTGCATCCCTGGTTTTTGCAATCTCAGTCGTCTCTGTGCCCATGCTGCTAGACCGATCAACCGACACCCTAGAGGCCATCTTCACCAGCGCCAATGCGCTGTGGAACAACGCGCTGGTCTGCTTGCTATGGGCCAGCCTGATCGTTTGTTTCATTGGACTGGCGCTGGTTTTTTTCAAACCTTTGTTGGTGATCACTGCACCCCTGATTGGTCATGCCACTTGGCACGCCTATCACGCCTTGGTCTTGCCCGATTAA
- the cyoE gene encoding heme o synthase encodes MNIGPLFKQYNALTKPRVIQLIVFCALIGMVLAVPGLPTWDEWQRMALASLGIWLVAGAAAAFNCLVEKTIDAKMRRTSWRPTAKGELSDMQALIFSATLCAIGSFILFVWINPITMWLTFATFVGYAVIYTLILKPMTPQNIVIGGASGAMPPVLGWAAMTGEVGAEAAILFLIIFLWTPPHFWALALYRVEDYRKSGLPMLPVTHGNDFTRLQILLYTFLLAASCLMPFAFGMSSWIYLAGAVVLSIGFIAYAVALFKKYSDELARKTFRFSLIHLTALFAVLLLDHYILT; translated from the coding sequence CGCGCTGATTGGCATGGTGCTGGCTGTACCAGGACTTCCCACGTGGGACGAGTGGCAAAGAATGGCGCTGGCCAGCTTGGGCATTTGGCTGGTTGCAGGCGCAGCAGCGGCCTTCAATTGTTTGGTTGAAAAAACCATTGACGCCAAGATGCGCAGAACATCTTGGCGGCCCACCGCCAAGGGCGAGTTGTCTGACATGCAAGCCCTGATTTTTTCAGCCACGCTGTGCGCCATTGGCTCGTTCATTTTGTTCGTGTGGATCAACCCCATCACCATGTGGTTGACCTTCGCCACCTTCGTGGGCTATGCCGTCATTTACACCCTGATTCTCAAGCCCATGACGCCTCAAAACATCGTCATTGGAGGCGCTTCTGGCGCCATGCCACCTGTCTTGGGCTGGGCCGCCATGACTGGCGAAGTGGGCGCAGAAGCCGCCATTCTTTTCCTGATCATTTTTCTGTGGACGCCGCCCCATTTTTGGGCGTTGGCTTTGTACCGCGTTGAGGACTATCGCAAATCAGGCTTGCCCATGTTGCCCGTTACGCATGGCAATGATTTCACACGGCTGCAAATTTTGCTCTACACCTTTTTGCTGGCAGCGTCTTGCTTGATGCCGTTTGCATTTGGCATGAGTTCTTGGATTTACTTGGCAGGCGCCGTGGTGTTGAGCATCGGCTTCATTGCCTATGCCGTTGCACTGTTTAAAAAATATTCAGACGAATTGGCGCGCAAAACATTTCGCTTTTCGTTGATTCATCTCACGGCGCTCTTTGCAGTACTGCTGCTCGACCACTACATCTTGACTTAA